Genomic DNA from Salvia miltiorrhiza cultivar Shanhuang (shh) chromosome 1, IMPLAD_Smil_shh, whole genome shotgun sequence:
ATGAAATTAATACGAATTATCAATTTGTACTTGGAACATATAGTAGATAAAAGTAACAAATATTTCTTTGTCAAATTTCTTCAAAGTATTCATAGATTTATTTCCCTTAGGAGAACACGAGGTTGTGAAGTGAGATAGTGGGAGTATAGGAGTAAAGTGAAATAGAATGAGTATAGGCTTAAAGCCTGCTAACTGAGGGTGCAAAGAGTGTTAGTTAATTGAGGGTGCAAAGATTATACTTTAGACTAAACAAGAGTAGAGGGAGATTTAAATGGAATTAACTCAATAACTCATTCTGAATGTGTAATTTGTCTTAACATAGTTATCCATATTGAAATTCTTAATCTTGATTCTTTTATGATGCCTCTTAGTGCTGTTTGAGAACCTTTTGGGATTTGTCACGATATCTGTCAATTCTTTACTTTGGTTCAGCCACTCGTGATGGTTTTCCCTTTCCTTGTTTGAGATATGTTGACTTGGATATAGGGACTGTTTAAAACTACCTTTTTCTTAAACTTGGAGGAGACATTTGTTTGTATTTAGTTAACATTTTTacctataaatttaattgacaTCTAAAGGTTACATTTGATATCTCTCTCTGACATGTTTACCTGTTATTGAGCCATCATAACTGTTAAAGAGAAACTTATAGGGTATCCATCTGTTTGCAGGGAAAAAGTTGGCTGAAAGCATAGTCAAAGAGCGGCTCGCAGCATGTGTTAATCGAGTACCAGGTCAGGCTTCTGCAATTTAGGAAATACTATATAATACAGATGGAAGTACACTGTCAGTATATATTGAAGAATAGGTAGTCTCTCAAGGATTCTAATCTTGAATGGAGATTTGATTATGAGTTAGTTTGCAGTAGCTCATTAGTAGTTTAGCTGTTATTAGCATTTGATATTATGGCAGCCTACTTATTTATTCGAAAAACTATGACTATTTTTGCATGTTAAACTAGTCATGGAATTGTTGCATTCTGGGGTAAACAGTTTTCAATGCTTGTCATTGCTTGATCTTGGAATAAAATCTAGAATtttaaagaatatatatatatatatatatatatagggggccgctccaatgagaccccttaattttagtgagatctagggcacgatctcgtgcgtttattttatcaatcctatggctgatattgtatttggaggatgattttttttcgcagggttcgaatcctggagggagcagaatattttaaattttgttattcatcactatatattgcattgttcatcaatatatacagccttgttcatcagtatatatgtcttattcattacgaatttttgtttaaaaaaattcatcaatatatacatcttgttcattagatatacgttttgttcattagtattatatgtcttattcattgtactcatgttacacgaaaaatagggggtctcactggagcgcgcccctatatatatatatatatatatttttacttttcttatCTTTGACACGCTGTTCTAAAATCTGCTACCTGTGCAATTTATTGTGTTTTCAAAGTTCTGTTTTTGAAATCCTTGTTAATTGAACAATCAATTTCTAAGTGATCTCCATGTTTGCTGAATTAGAGATGGTTCTTTGATATCTACATAGTGATCCCATTCAACATGCAATGCCTGCTCTTACATTATACTTAGAGTTAGAGCCGGCAATTTCTGGCCCAACCCAAATGTTTTACCTTCTTTTTCAAGGACAAATAGTTTACTTAGATAGGCCATCAAAATCGAGACCCAAAAAGAACCTGACCTACCTGGCTGGCACAGCCCATTTTTACTTGCACTGATTCTTGTATACATTTTAATAATTCCATGGGCTGGTCTGGCCTCTGAGTGAAATATGTAGTCAGATATTCGTTGTCAGGCACCACTGGACCATTTGCTGCCTCTACTAAAACTGAACATTCTTTTCCTCGATGCAGGTGTTGAATCAGTTTATGAGTGGAAAGGAGAGGTAAAAATGTTTAgattgtgtgcgtgtgtttgtatCTCTAGGGCAGGTGGTTTAGTATACTATAAGGCCACCGGTACTGACTTTGTGTAAAAGTCTGTTATGGTTTTAGAGAATTTACGTCTTTGTTCTATTTCACATGCAAACAGATACAAACTGATTCTGAGGAGCTGCTTATAATCAAGACCAGGGAATCTCTTCTAGAGGCTTTAACTGAGCATGTGAAGGCAAATCATGAATATGAGTGAGTACTTACGTTGTCCTGTTTTTCTCAGAAGATCTGGTCATCCAATTATTTAAACTTGTCATTTAGAAGTTGAAAGATTAGCATTTAGAATATGCTTCAATtcttagtttcttttttttattggatcttcaagtttttttcttcttcttaaaaGTGCAGTAATTTACTTGGCAGTACATGTTAGCTGTTTTACCTGTTCTCATCCTATTATTAAGTCATTCTCATTGATGTTGCATTGCATGTATACATTCATTTTGGCGCTACGGTTATTGCAATGGTAACTAAATTTCCAAATATTGTACTGAAAAGATGTCAAAAGTAGAAAGTAACTCACCGAAGGATGCTCCTTTATCAGTCTCTAAACTGGAAAAAGAAATCTGATTGGTCTAAAGGTAGCATGACTTTAGAAGTTAAACAAGTAAAAAATGATTCAGCATTAGCAGATTCACAAAGAAATACAATTATCTTCTAGGCTTATTGCACACACATGCTTCATAAACAACACATCTAGGGAAATGAGTCATTGGCTTGCACATTACTTGATGTGATATGAAAACTATCTTAGTAAGAAAAGCTACTATGTCTCCTTgttttagtaagaaaaataggtatattttaacAATGTGTTCAACTATAGTAGCACATGTTCTGCTTTAGATAACTGGTAAGAGATACTTATTTCTTGTCAAATTCTGCCGTTAAGCTATCAGATTGATAAAAATGACTCTTAAGCATAATTTTAATCAGCTGCATCCTATTTATAATCGGTATTCTTAATTAATGTTTCCTTTGTTATTCCATAGGGTGCCTGAGGTGATTTCCTTGCCCATAACCGGTGGCAATCTCCAGTATTTGGAGTGGATTAAGAACAGTACTAGGGACTAAGATCACATGCAGGCGCATTATCAGTTTGCATTGCATTAAATAAGTCTTAATGTACATACTTATCATCTGATTGCGCCCGTGTGTGCTCTGGAATGTGGATATTCTCATATCTATGTGATGAATTATGTTGTCGAGTAGCAAACTGtatacgtttttttttttatcgttaCTAAGTGCAGGTAGATGTGGGCGTAATGGAAACAAGAATGTCTGGTTGAAATGAGTGATTATTTATAGGCTGTGCACATATAGTTTCATGTTGTGAAATGTGAAGGCATGGTTAGAAACTGGTTTATGCAAATATGGTGTATGTTTGTGCTTGCCTCGCTTTTATCACAAGCTGTCAAAATCTGCTCAGCCCCCCTGACCTAAACCAGCCCCATTTTA
This window encodes:
- the LOC130986198 gene encoding protein CutA, chloroplastic-like isoform X2, yielding MLVVSVVRRRLPLVGAFCVLSLGFSNLCTVSLSSRTGCAQSLSFVPLLRTKFGTQSENKKFHTVRMEASKTTVPSIVVYVTVPNKEAGKKLAESIVKERLAACVNRVPGVESVYEWKGEIQTDSEELLIIKTRESLLEALTEHVKANHEYEVPEVISLPITGGNLQYLEWIKNSTRD
- the LOC130986198 gene encoding protein CutA, chloroplastic-like isoform X3, producing the protein MALRLSSVISSTVVRRRLPLVGAFCVLSLGFSNLCTVSLSSRTGTKFGTQSENKKFHTVRMEASKTTVPSIVVYVTVPNKEAGKKLAESIVKERLAACVNRVPGVESVYEWKGEIQTDSEELLIIKTRESLLEALTEHVKANHEYEVPEVISLPITGGNLQYLEWIKNSTRD
- the LOC130986198 gene encoding protein CutA, chloroplastic-like isoform X4 gives rise to the protein MLVVSVVRRRLPLVGAFCVLSLGFSNLCTVSLSSRTGTKFGTQSENKKFHTVRMEASKTTVPSIVVYVTVPNKEAGKKLAESIVKERLAACVNRVPGVESVYEWKGEIQTDSEELLIIKTRESLLEALTEHVKANHEYEVPEVISLPITGGNLQYLEWIKNSTRD